The Desulfolucanica intricata nucleotide sequence TGCCGGCAGTATTTGCACATTGATGGGGGGTGCACGCAACCCGGCAGCTGTTGGTTTTTTTCAGGAGTTTACAGGGCAGAGTGTATCTTTCATAGATTTTTCAACCCATTTGGCCCCGTTCGGTTGGATTACGGTTTTTGCAGTTTGGGCCCTTTTCATCTTTTGGTATAAGCCTGAGAAAACTAAAATTCCCGGTTTGATGGAGACAGTTAAATCAGAACATGCTAAATTAGGACCAATGACGGGGCGGGAAAAATTCGTAGTTGCAGTGGTTGCACTGGCTATTGGTTTCCTGGTAAGCGCTTCTTTTATCCCGGCTTTCCAGGGTATTGATCGCTCTGTTCCGCTTCTTTTTGCAGGTTTAATTTTCTTCATCACCAAAGTTTTGGATGTAAAGGACTTGGAAAAAGGTGTTCCCTGGAATATCATATTGTTATTCGGTGGTGCCATGAGTATCGGCTATTGCCTCTGGCAGACCGGTGCAGCCCAGTGGATTGCTGTAAACTGGCTGGCAATGCTTGAGGGAGCTCCATGGATGGTAGTTGTGTTAGGTGTATCTTTATTGATCCTGATTTTAACTAACTTTATCATGAATGTGGCTGCTATATCTATCGTTCTTCCCGTAGCACTGGTAATTGGTTCATATATGAACATAAACCCTGAGTTGCTTCTTTACAGCTGCACTGCTATGGCAGGTATGCCTTTCTTGCTGCTTATCGGTGCGGCACCTAACGCCATTGCTTACGAGTCTAAGCAGTTTAAAACAGGTGAGTTCTTTCTTACCGGTATACCCTGCAGTCTAATGATTCTGGCTATGGTAGCACTTTTATCAGTCACGTACTGGCCGTTGATCGGAATGCCTCCACTTCTTAAATAATTTGTGGTAATTGTAAATTAAATTGCAATTAATGTTGCCCGGGTCAAGTATAATTAATTTGACTCGGGTAATAAAATTATTTGCATAAAAAGTTATTTAATAAATGGTAATGCGGCAGAATACAGCAGAGAGTGACTAACCTTGAATATTTAGCTTGAATTTTTATAATGTTGTTAGGTCGTATCGAATTTCTCATTTTGGGGGTGAGTTATATGGAGCAGATGGGTTTAGGGAAAGTGAAACAGGTGGGTTTCGGAGAGGCATTCAAGGAAAATTTTCTGGGTCAAGCTCCGAGCTGGTACAAAGCAACAATTCTTGCTTTTCTGGTGTTGAATCCTATTTTGATGTTTACCGTCGGTACGTACGTTGCCGGTTGGGTGTTGATTGCCGAATTTATCTTTACTCTTGCAATGGCGCTAAAATGTTACCCGCTCCCTGCAGGTGGACTTCTTGCCATCGAAGCCGTTGTGATCGGGCTTACTAACCCGCATTCGATCTATCACGAAGTTGAAATGAACCTTCCGGTTATTTTGCTTCTGATGTTCATGGTTGCCGGGATATATTTTATGAAAGAAGGTCTTGTTTACCTGTTTACCAAGATCCTTACCAAAGTACGTTCTAAAGTCGCGCTTGCATTCATGTTCTCTTTAATGGGTGCACTTCTTTCCGCTTTTCTGGATGCGCTAACCGTAACGGCGGTGATTATTGCCGTGGCATACGGGTTCTACGGCATCTTCCACAAATTTGCTTCCAGTGAAAAAATATACGAAAAGTATGATGTCAATAACGACCATATTATAGATGACAAATATAAGGAGGATCTGGACCAGTTTCGTGGTTTTCTGCGCAATCTTATGATGCATGGTGCTGTGGGTACTGCGCTGGGCGGAGCAACAACACTGGTTGGTGAACCGCAGAACCTGCTGATTGGCAACATTATGAACTGGGACTTCATTGAATTCTTTTTATACACCGCACCTGTGTCTATCCCGGTACTAATCACTGGTCTTCTGACCTGCATTGCCCTTGAAGTCACCAAGTTTTGGGGGTACGGCTATCAACTTCCTGACTCTGTTCGAAAGGTTATGGAAGATGACGTGAAAGCCAAAGATGCTGCGATGGACACTCGCCAGCGTATACGCCTGATTATTATGGCTGTATGCGGCGTTCTGCTGATTTTCTCCCTGGCGCTGCACCTGGCAGAAGTCGGTATTATTGGTCTGATGATTATCATCCTGCTTACTGCTTTCAACGGGGTTGTTGAGGAAGGGCGCATCGGTCATGCGTTTGAAGAAGCACTGCCCTTTACTGCGCTGCTGGTGGTATTTTTCGCCATCGTTGCGGTTATTCATGACCAGCATCTGTTTGCTCCGATCATTCAGTGGGTACTGAACCAGGAAGGACAGAATCAGCTTGTCGCTTTCTTTGCGGCAAATGGTGTCCTTTCTGCAATCAGTGACAACGTATTTGTTGCTACCGTATATATGACCGAAACACAGAAAGCGTTTGAAGCCGGAGGCATTGCGCTGGATCATTACAACAAGATGGCCGTTTCAATCAATATGGGTACAAACATCCCTTCCGTTGCTACACCAAACGGTCAGGCGGCGTTCCTGTTCCTGTTAACCTCCGCACTTGCACCGCTGATTCGCCTGTCTTACATGGAAATGGTGAAACTGGCTCTGCCATACACCATCCTTATGTCTCTTACAGGTGTGCTGGCAACAATATATCTGTTGTAATATAAAATTATCTAAATTTATTAACGAACCATAAAATTTAACATCACTTATCAATCAAAAGAGTATTTTAGAATATATTTATGTTAACCGGCTCTTAGAAAGCCGGTTTTTTTTATACTTTATTGTAGGAATTGTTGGATTGTATAATAATGAACGACTATATGTAAGCAATGGTATAATAACAGACAGATTTAAGAGTACAATATGAATATAAATGTATTTTAAAGACAATAAAAATAAACAATATAAAAGACAGTAATTGAGTGAAATAAGGCGGTTATTAGAGTAAGGAATGGCTAATTACATGCAGTGGGCTTAGATGTGGTTTGACTGGAGGTTAAAGAGAATATAGAATACCTATAATAGAATTAGATAAAATCCAGTCAGCACGTTTTATCTAGTCTATATCACCCCAACATGCATCCATAAATTTAATATTTTAGCTCTTAAACATAGTTTTAGCTTGTTGCGGAAAGTTAAAGCTATTTTAAGGGGCGGTAAAGGTTCTTTAGGATGTTTATGTTTACGTTTATGTAATTATTTACTATTTGCTTCTTACAGTTTGTATTTAGTGTTCTTTTTTGCTTTTTTATGACTTAACAATGTATATATTAAAAACCTCTACTCATAAGGGTAGAGGTTTTTTAATGTTTGATAATGATAATTATTACAAGTTTTTTATCTTTAAAGTTTGGTTTCTGTTTCACACTTTGAAGATATTGCTTTTTTGTATAGTTCTTTGCCGTCCCACAATTCTACTTTGCTCATATTTGCCAGATCTTTGGCTAACCAATTAAAACGATTATTTGTAATAACAATTGCTTTGTTTGCTTTATACTGACCTTTGGCTGCTATAACATCCCTAATTAATTTTGCCTTTATGAGTTTATTGGAAATTCGGGGTACCACAAGGATTGTTTCACTATTCTTTTTAACTAGCAAATATCTTTGTTTACGTTTTACTTCGTACCTCAGATCTTCAAACAACCTGGCAATTTGCTTTACAAATTCACTTTCATTTTGAAACGAAAAACCTAATTGTAATAATTTTTTCCCGACACGGTGATCATTTACCAGTATCCACCCGCAAATAATTAATGTAACTAGTAATGCCCAATAAACTATTGTATCCTGAAACAATTAAATTCCCCCCGGTATATGATTTTATTAAATTCTTAATAAGTTTATGGCGTGGTAATCTACATTAATACATTTCATAATATTTTTTCTACACTAATAAAATAATACCTTTTAGATTTACTCCGTATTAATACTTTAGCATAAATTTTTTGAATAAATACTTCTACAATATAAAACTATGTGTTCAATATCATACAATATAGAGTTCGCTGTTTTCTAAAAATGCTTAAATTAAAGGATTAGTTAATTGGCATAAAAAATGCAATATAAGATTGTAGTATATTGCCGGTTAATAAGACAGAAGCACATTAATTGCTCAGGAGGTTCTGCTATGAACGTCTCTGCACAAGAAAAAAAAATAAGGGATATAATGGTTGCAGTTGAACATTTTCCTGCTATTTCTTTTGATTGTTTAATTAAAGAAGCAATCTGTATGATTAAGAGGGAGTGGAAAAAGAAAAACATATCTGATTGCGGCATGTTATTGGTAATAAATGAAGGTCGTAATTGGGTTGGGGTGATAGATCGGAAAATGATTTTACGATCTATTTGTTCTCATTCTGTAAATAGTACTTATTGCCAGGGATGGAATGTCGATCAGTACAGCGGGCCGGTTTTTTGGCCGGTTTTGTTCTCGGAACGATGTAGGCTTACGCTTGTTCGAAGAGTTGAAGAATTAATGTATCCGAGAGACGATGTTGTTATCGGGGCAGACAGCACTTTAATGGAAGCGGTGCATTTAATGACCGAAGGAGAAGTAGAATCCCTGGTTGTGGTTGAAAACGATGAACCTGTTGGTCTGGTTCGTGTTGCTGATATTTTTAATGAAATTCATATGTGTGAGTTTTCACCTGAATAATCGTTATATTATTTAGGGGAATTTATTCAGTAGTTTTATTTGGGTTTTATAAATTTTTAAAAAGGTATTTGTTTCCTACATCTTGTAATAGAATTGTAATGTTGTATAATTACATACAATAGAAATTATAATAATAAACTATTAATAAGATTAATATAGTTTGTAAATAATCAATGGTTTATCTGATTTCTTAGATATTTGTTTACGGGTATTTTAATTAATTGTATACCTGTATTTTATAGATTTAAATCAAGACCGTGGGAGGGGGCGATAGATACCCGGGGAAGTTTTTTTGTAGCAGCAAGAGATAAATATCACAAAAAGATTGTTAAGCACATTATTATGTTGTTGTTGTAGGAAGAAGGAAGGGGGCTCTAAATTGAATGGGATTTTAAAATCTATCCCAATTTTAGAAACAGTATCCTCATATAAAAAAGAATACTTTAGACTGGATTTAGTGGCGGCACTGACGGTAGCGGTTGTGGCTTTGCCGCAATCCATGGCTTATGCAGTTATTGCAGGAGTGGATCCGGCTTATGGATTGTATACTGCAATTGTTTTATGTATTTTAGGTTCTGCCTTTGGTAGTTCCAATCAGTTGATGACCGGTCCGACTAACGCTATTGCTTTGCTGATTGCTGCAAATATGGCTATTTACGCCGGGCAAGAAAACTTTTATACGACCCTTTTCTTACTTACATTTATGGTTGGTTTTATTCAGTTTGTGATGGGTGTTTTAAGATTAGGGAAGTTGGTTAACTATGTTTCACACTCGGTTATTGTCGGTTTTACTGCCGGTGCCGCTGTAATTATTGCCATTGGCCAGCTGGCCTCTTTATTAGGCGTTTCATATCCCAAAGGACATTATAATTCTTTACAGAAATTAACTATGACTTTTAGTCACATTGATACTATGAACTACTATGCGTTTGGTATAGGACTTTTGTGTATTGCTACTGTAATTATTTCTAAAAAAATCAGTAAAAACATACCCGGTGCTTTGCTTGGTATAGTGATATCCGTAATTTTAGTAATGACAATGAATTTAGATCAATTTGGTCTTAAGTTGGCCGGGGAAATTCCAACGGCTATTCCACCGTTTCATATGGTAAACCTGTTTGATTTTCAAGCAATGGGTGAACTGGCTAATGGCGCCCTGGTTATAGCTATTATCGGTTTGGTTGAGGCTGTAGCTATATCTAAAGCTATTGCTGCGCAGACAGGTCAAAAAATTAATCCAAATACAGAGTTCATTGGACAGGGTATTGCAAACATGGGCGGGGGATTCTTTAGTTGTATTGCCGGTTCCGGTTCTTTTACCCGGTCTGCGGTTTGCTTCCAAAACGGCGGTGTAACAAGATTGGCCGGTGTATTGTGTGGTATTATAACGTTAGTTGTTTTAATTTTCTTAGCTCCATACGCAAAGTATATTCCTAATGCTGCTCTGGCGGGGGTAATCATGACGGTTGCCTATTCCATGATAGATAAAAAAGCGATACGTAAGGTGTTGAAAACAAATAAGAATGACGCGTTTGTACTTTGTATTACATTCTTGATGACCGTTTTGGCACCTGAACTTGAATATGCTATTTATTCAGGTGTTGCACTTTCCTTGCTGCTGTATTTAAAGGATACGGCCTCTGTAAGTGTCAAGCGCCTAGTACCGGTAAAAGACAGTAACGGGAAATTTGTTGAGTACGAAGTTGGCGCTAAATATGATCAGTCACAGAGTTCTCCGATCTCTATTATTCAGATTGAAGGAAATCTTTATTTTGGTTCATCCTCCGATCTTGAAAGTAAATTGGATGCCGCCCATTCAGATTCAAAAGTAGTCATAGTTAGGTTTAAGGGTGTATCTGCAATAGATATCACCTCTCTGGAAATTATTGAAAACTTTGTTCACAAAACACTTCATGAAGGTAAGAAAGTAATGCTTTATGGTGTGAATCAACAGGTTAAAGAGCAGCTGGAAAAAGGTCATGTTATTAGTCTTGTAGGTGAGGATAACGTGTTTATGTCTGAGGAGGATATGTTTGTTCCTTCGGCAAAGACACTTGAGCAGGCAAATTCCTATGCTGCCGGTTAACTGGTGGAATTTCTACAGTTACTCATAAAACATACCTTATTTACAACCCCTCAATGTTTATTGCTGAGGGGTTATTTTGTAAATAGCTCTCAGGTTTGATTCCTGAGGGCTATTTATTTTGTTTTAATAATTTATGTTTAGCATTTGTTTTGTGGGTAAACGAGCATAGTTATTTAAATTGATATTTTCTTCTTTCTTATAAGTTTTGTTTTAAATAGTTTGAAAATGAACATATTAATAAAATCATTCTGTTTGTATGTGAAAAATATAATTAGCCATTTTGCTCAAATATACATAGCGAAATTGTCTGTAAATATTTGTATAATTTTTCAGGGTTTTGTAGTAGAATATATCAAACAAGCATTTTAATCAATTTTTTTGTTTGCCGGCACAAGGAGTTTTTAACTTTAGGAGGGAAGAAAATGAAAAATATAGGTTTAATAAAATCTATTATTAATATAGATAAACAAAAAAAACACGAGTTAATTCAAACTATTGATAATATATCTTTTGCTGCTACAGTTGGTTTTATGTCAGGGGCTATTTATGGTATTGAATATTACTTTGGTTCTCTGACAACGGGAGTAATAGGTTTATTTATAGGTGGCTTGGCCGGATATACATTTGACAGGGTATTACCTTTGAAATAAATTATATACCCGGTCCGGTAATTCGAAACTGCAAATAAAAAAGACCTTGCAGGGTCTTGAATTTAAATAAACAATATTACAATATATGGATTTATTTTTCCTTCATCAAATACAATCTATTGTCCTCTAAAACATAAAACATGGGAACAACAGGAATTTTAGGGTAACGTAATCTAAGTCTTTTTGCCTCGCTAAGAACAAAATCTATCTCGTTTCCTATTTCGAAAAAGGGTGCAAAATTATCAAAATGTTGTTCTGCCATTTCTCTTTCCCATCCTGCTCTATCTACCAATCCATTAACAAATTTCTCTTTTTTGGAAGAAAGGTTAGACATTCCACAATTGTTATGACCAATTAGAACCAGTGCTTTGACATTTCCTACGGCGATAGCATATGAAACTTTAAATTCAATAGGTTTCAGGTTTCCTCCTCCGGTCCTGAGTACATAAGCAAAGTTCTCGGGTATGTGAAGACTTTTCCTGTAGTCCATGCACATGCCGATTAAAAGTTCAGCATGATCATAATCATCAAATGATGCACCGAGGTTGTGATATTCCAGAAGTTTACCAACGGGAGTATTACGATACTCCGGAAAAATGTCCTCTTTAGAATTAACCGGCACTAAATAGTCCATTCCTTCGCTCCTTTCCATTTTTTCATTTGTGAAAATTATCATTTTTTATAATATATATTACTGTCTCAAATCCTATCATAATAGTTGATTAATTGTCAACAATTTATTTTTATTATTGAATGTTAAAGGCTATAGTTTGTCCGTTCAAAGCGCTGTTCTATTAAAGCTGCCGAAAAATATGAAAAACCCACCTAAAGGCGGGTTTGAAAACCAGGGTTATTATAATAAGAATAAATCTCAAGAAAATTTTCCAGTTCATTAATAATTTCTTCTAAATCAATTGCACTGGCCTCTGATTCATAAATCGGCCGTCCAAAGGTAAATCCACCTTCGCGTTCAGTTCCTTTATTCTTAAGCGGTATTTCCGCATCCCCGTTAAACCACTTCCTGGCAACGGAGTACGGTGTATGGAAACAAAAGCTGTGTTTATCATACCGGACCACAAACTCATATAAGTCGTAATGATTATTGTCTTTATTGCAGCACGGGCATCCTTCGTATAAAGCGGCATATTCTCTATAACTTATATGCCGGCTGCGGGCTTTGGCCCGGCAAGAAGGGCAAAGTTTAATTTTAGGAGCCCC carries:
- the nhaB gene encoding sodium/proton antiporter NhaB; translation: MEQMGLGKVKQVGFGEAFKENFLGQAPSWYKATILAFLVLNPILMFTVGTYVAGWVLIAEFIFTLAMALKCYPLPAGGLLAIEAVVIGLTNPHSIYHEVEMNLPVILLLMFMVAGIYFMKEGLVYLFTKILTKVRSKVALAFMFSLMGALLSAFLDALTVTAVIIAVAYGFYGIFHKFASSEKIYEKYDVNNDHIIDDKYKEDLDQFRGFLRNLMMHGAVGTALGGATTLVGEPQNLLIGNIMNWDFIEFFLYTAPVSIPVLITGLLTCIALEVTKFWGYGYQLPDSVRKVMEDDVKAKDAAMDTRQRIRLIIMAVCGVLLIFSLALHLAEVGIIGLMIIILLTAFNGVVEEGRIGHAFEEALPFTALLVVFFAIVAVIHDQHLFAPIIQWVLNQEGQNQLVAFFAANGVLSAISDNVFVATVYMTETQKAFEAGGIALDHYNKMAVSINMGTNIPSVATPNGQAAFLFLLTSALAPLIRLSYMEMVKLALPYTILMSLTGVLATIYLL
- a CDS encoding SulP family inorganic anion transporter, with protein sequence MNGILKSIPILETVSSYKKEYFRLDLVAALTVAVVALPQSMAYAVIAGVDPAYGLYTAIVLCILGSAFGSSNQLMTGPTNAIALLIAANMAIYAGQENFYTTLFLLTFMVGFIQFVMGVLRLGKLVNYVSHSVIVGFTAGAAVIIAIGQLASLLGVSYPKGHYNSLQKLTMTFSHIDTMNYYAFGIGLLCIATVIISKKISKNIPGALLGIVISVILVMTMNLDQFGLKLAGEIPTAIPPFHMVNLFDFQAMGELANGALVIAIIGLVEAVAISKAIAAQTGQKINPNTEFIGQGIANMGGGFFSCIAGSGSFTRSAVCFQNGGVTRLAGVLCGIITLVVLIFLAPYAKYIPNAALAGVIMTVAYSMIDKKAIRKVLKTNKNDAFVLCITFLMTVLAPELEYAIYSGVALSLLLYLKDTASVSVKRLVPVKDSNGKFVEYEVGAKYDQSQSSPISIIQIEGNLYFGSSSDLESKLDAAHSDSKVVIVRFKGVSAIDITSLEIIENFVHKTLHEGKKVMLYGVNQQVKEQLEKGHVISLVGEDNVFMSEEDMFVPSAKTLEQANSYAAG
- a CDS encoding carbonic anhydrase — translated: MDYLVPVNSKEDIFPEYRNTPVGKLLEYHNLGASFDDYDHAELLIGMCMDYRKSLHIPENFAYVLRTGGGNLKPIEFKVSYAIAVGNVKALVLIGHNNCGMSNLSSKKEKFVNGLVDRAGWEREMAEQHFDNFAPFFEIGNEIDFVLSEAKRLRLRYPKIPVVPMFYVLEDNRLYLMKEK
- a CDS encoding SLC13 family permease; the encoded protein is MSQGADWKRYFFIVLGLFFMIWFWAMPELSPAIDPSGKVFPLTQEGKAAIGLFLLAGIWWVFEVIPIGVTSIAIGVFQVIFTIRPAKDAFRDFMDPTVLFILGSLLVGIVFSKVGVTKRMAYRTLSIVGEDTRMILLGVFVVTALLTHVMAHTAVAGTMFPIMMAILALYGGSTDKPTKFGKALFMGMAYTAGAGSICTLMGGARNPAAVGFFQEFTGQSVSFIDFSTHLAPFGWITVFAVWALFIFWYKPEKTKIPGLMETVKSEHAKLGPMTGREKFVVAVVALAIGFLVSASFIPAFQGIDRSVPLLFAGLIFFITKVLDVKDLEKGVPWNIILLFGGAMSIGYCLWQTGAAQWIAVNWLAMLEGAPWMVVVLGVSLLILILTNFIMNVAAISIVLPVALVIGSYMNINPELLLYSCTAMAGMPFLLLIGAAPNAIAYESKQFKTGEFFLTGIPCSLMILAMVALLSVTYWPLIGMPPLLK
- a CDS encoding CBS domain-containing protein → MNVSAQEKKIRDIMVAVEHFPAISFDCLIKEAICMIKREWKKKNISDCGMLLVINEGRNWVGVIDRKMILRSICSHSVNSTYCQGWNVDQYSGPVFWPVLFSERCRLTLVRRVEELMYPRDDVVIGADSTLMEAVHLMTEGEVESLVVVENDEPVGLVRVADIFNEIHMCEFSPE
- a CDS encoding restriction endonuclease, whose protein sequence is MFQDTIVYWALLVTLIICGWILVNDHRVGKKLLQLGFSFQNESEFVKQIARLFEDLRYEVKRKQRYLLVKKNSETILVVPRISNKLIKAKLIRDVIAAKGQYKANKAIVITNNRFNWLAKDLANMSKVELWDGKELYKKAISSKCETETKL